From a region of the Impatiens glandulifera chromosome 4, dImpGla2.1, whole genome shotgun sequence genome:
- the LOC124935790 gene encoding serine/threonine-protein kinase SRPK-like has translation MEKSPEFISLKSPISLNRNHPLPIIHSSISDRSSDKMAEVNNIHSQEEEEGREVKEAEAEDDDQTESSDCTSEDEGTAEYRRGGYHAVRIGDSFKSGQYIVQSKLGWGHFSTVWLAWDTVKSRYVALKVQKSAQHYTEAALDEITILQQIADGDPDDDKCVVKLLDHFRHSGPNGQHVCMVFEYLGDNLLTLIKYSDYRGLPIHRVKELCYYMLVGLDYLHRQLSIIHTDLKPENILLLSTIDPSKDPRKSGASLILPDRKDNSNGNLTKNPKRMIKRKGKLAGKEVSVETNTESVAKPKEEEIHGRRKGSRSTKQKLLETVELNCKLVDFGNACWTYKQFTTDIQTRQYRCPEVVLGSKYSTSADLWSFACICFELVTGDVLFDPHSSENYDRDEDHLALMMELLGMMPRKIALGGSYSRDLFNRHGDLRHIRRLRFWPMNKVLMEKYELNEQDASAMADFLVPILDFVPEKRPTAAQCLLHPWLNAGPRLLQPSLTTDTKPLATNSDSNCEKEEREATEIEVAMKNIAIVSNSEKMTKDYPI, from the exons ATGGAAAAATCCCCTGaatttatctctctaaaatctcCGATTTCGCTCAATCGGAATCATCCGCTTCCAATCATTCACAGTTCAATTTCCGATCGTTCAAGTGATAAGATGGCCGAAGTAAACAACATTCACAgtcaggaagaagaagaaggaagagagGTGAAAGAAGCGGAGGCGGAAGATGATGATCAGACGGAGAGCAGCGATTGTACGTCTGAGGACGAAGGAACTGCAGAATACCGCCGGGGAGGATACCACGCCGTACGAATTGGCGACTCTTTCAAGTCCGGTCAATATATCGTCCAGAGCAAGCTCGGATGGGGTCATTTCTCCACTGTCTGGTTAGCTTGGGATACTGTTAAATCC AGATATGTTGCTCTGAAAGTGCAAAAGAGTGCTCAGCATTACACTGAGGCAGCACTTGATGAGATTACTATATTACAGCAGATTGCTGATGGAGATCCTGATGATGATAAATGTGTAGTAAAGCTTTTAGATCATTTTAGGCATTCAGGTCCAAATGGGCAACATGTCTGTATGGTTTTCGAGTATTTGGGGGATAACCTTTTGACATTGATCAAGTATTCTGATTATCGCGGTTTACCCATTCATCGGGTGAAGGAATTATGTTACTATATGTTAGTTGGTTTGGATTATTTACATAGACAGCTTTCAATTATACATACTGATCTTAAGCCAGAGAACATTCTGTTATTATCTACCATTGACCCATCGAAGGATCCTCGAAAATCAGGTGCTTCCTTAATCCTTCCTGATAGAAAGGATAATAGTAATGGAAATTTAACCAAGAATCCAAAGAGAATGATCAAAAGAAAAGGCAAGCTAGCTGGGAAGGAAGTTTCTGTAGAAACTAATACAGAATCTGTAGCAAAgccgaaagaagaagaaatacatgGACGTAGAAAAGGAAGCCGATCCACAAAGCAGAAACTTTTGGAAACagttgagttgaattgtaaatTAGTTGATTTTGGGAATGCTTGTTGGACTTACAAACAGTTTACAACTGATATTCAAACGAGACAATATAGGTGTCCTGAAGTTGTTCTTGGATCTAAGTATTCTACTTCGGCGGATCTTTGGTCTTTTGCTTGCATTTGTTTCGAACTTGTCACTGGCGATGTTCTTTTTGATCCTCACAGCAGCGAGAACTACGATAGAGATGAG GATCACTTGGCATTGATGATGGAGCTTCTCGGTATGATGCCAAGAAAG ATTGCCTTGGGTGGAAGTTACTCGAGAGACTTGTTCAACCGACACGGCGATCTGAGACACATTCGTCGGTTACGCTTCTGGCCTATGAATAAAGTTTTAATGGAGAAATATGAATTAAACGAACAAGATGCATCAGCCATGGCCGATTTCCTGGTCCCCATTCTTGATTTCGTGCCTGAGAAACGGCCAACAGCAGCCCAATGCCTGCTTCATCCATGGTTGAATGCTGGCCCTAGACTCTTACAGCCCTCATTAACTACGGATACAAAACCTCTTGCCACAAATAGCGACAGTAATTGCGAAAAAGAAGAAAGGGAAGCAACAGAGATCGAGGTTGCAATGAAAAACATTGCCATAGTCTCAAActctgaaaagatgacaaaagaTTATCCGATTTGA